A stretch of the Coprobacillus cateniformis genome encodes the following:
- a CDS encoding 6-phospho-beta-glucosidase has product MKGIKIVTIGGGSSYTPELVEGFIKRYDELPVKELWLVDIEEGQEKLEIVGHLAKRMVKKAEVDMNIYLSLDRRAALKDADFVTTQFRVGQLDAREKDELIPLKYGVIGQETNGPGGMFKGLRTIPVIFDIIKDCQELCPDAWIVSFTNPSGMNAEAVFRHTNWKKFIGLCNGPVNMIKDIEKILGAKSEDQVNVKIGGINHMIYALDIEYNGHNANKELIEKMIHAGTEESLKNIVDIPWSAEFLRSYGFLGIGYLRYYLQKQQMLEHCQEDAKKHQCRAQVVKKVEKELFEKYKDENLDMKPKELEQRGGAYYSDAACNLISSLYNNKGDIQVVDTLNQGAISNLPDDVVVEVSSVITKDGPKPIPVGDLPIQTVGLIQQLKAFEILTTDVAVSGNYDDALVTMTINPLVQSEMIAKKILDEMLEAHKQYLPQFFKL; this is encoded by the coding sequence ATGAAAGGTATTAAAATTGTAACAATTGGTGGAGGAAGCAGTTATACTCCTGAGTTGGTTGAAGGATTTATCAAAAGATATGATGAGTTACCAGTGAAAGAATTATGGTTAGTTGATATTGAAGAAGGTCAAGAAAAATTAGAGATTGTTGGACATCTTGCAAAACGTATGGTTAAAAAGGCTGAAGTTGACATGAATATTTATTTGTCACTAGATCGTCGTGCTGCTTTAAAAGATGCTGACTTTGTAACAACGCAATTTAGGGTTGGACAATTGGATGCTCGTGAAAAAGATGAATTGATTCCTTTAAAATATGGTGTTATAGGGCAGGAAACCAATGGCCCTGGAGGAATGTTTAAAGGATTGAGAACAATTCCAGTTATTTTTGATATTATTAAAGATTGTCAAGAATTATGTCCAGATGCATGGATTGTTTCATTTACCAATCCATCTGGAATGAATGCTGAAGCTGTTTTTAGACATACAAACTGGAAGAAATTTATTGGTTTATGTAATGGTCCAGTGAATATGATTAAAGATATTGAAAAAATTCTTGGAGCTAAGTCAGAAGATCAGGTGAATGTAAAAATTGGTGGTATTAATCATATGATCTATGCCTTAGATATTGAATATAATGGTCATAATGCAAACAAAGAATTGATTGAAAAGATGATTCATGCCGGAACAGAAGAATCATTAAAAAATATTGTAGATATTCCTTGGAGTGCAGAATTCTTAAGGAGCTATGGCTTTTTAGGTATTGGATATCTCCGTTATTACCTCCAAAAACAACAAATGCTTGAACATTGTCAAGAAGATGCTAAAAAACATCAATGTCGTGCTCAAGTTGTTAAGAAAGTAGAAAAAGAATTATTTGAAAAATACAAAGATGAAAATCTTGATATGAAACCAAAAGAGCTGGAACAACGTGGTGGTGCTTACTATAGTGATGCAGCGTGTAATTTAATTTCTTCATTGTATAATAATAAGGGTGATATTCAAGTTGTTGATACTTTAAATCAAGGAGCTATCTCCAATCTTCCAGATGATGTTGTTGTTGAAGTGAGTAGCGTTATCACTAAGGATGGTCCAAAACCAATTCCTGTTGGAGATTTACCAATTCAAACGGTTGGATTAATTCAGCAATTAAAAGCATTTGAAATTTTAACAACAGATGTTGCAGTAAGTGGAAATTATGATGATGCTTTGGTCACAATGACTATTAATCCATTGGTTCAAAGTGAAATGATTGCTAAAAAAATATTAGATGAAATGTTAGAGGCACATAAACAATATTTGCCACAATTCTTTAAATTATAA
- a CDS encoding ABC transporter permease, translating to MNLQIIFAIIRKQWKDTIKNKSILIQFLMFPIICIVLTSSVSSVEIPGIYFVILFATMYVGMAPIIIMASIMSEEKEQGSLRMMIMSNVKPVEYMIGVGTLVFLCCLIGTLIMGITGGYQGMELLSFMEICSLGLLISLLLGSIIGILSKNQMAANSLSVPAMLICSFVPMLSMFNQNIKTFGQWLYTQQINDILTNLSTHPFPTQSILIILANLVVLVCIYIKIYGKRNLLS from the coding sequence ATGAATCTACAAATCATATTTGCAATTATACGTAAACAATGGAAAGATACAATTAAAAATAAGAGTATTTTGATTCAATTTCTCATGTTTCCAATCATCTGTATTGTTTTAACATCATCAGTTAGTAGTGTAGAAATACCAGGAATTTATTTTGTTATACTGTTTGCAACGATGTATGTGGGGATGGCACCCATTATTATTATGGCGAGTATCATGAGTGAAGAAAAAGAGCAGGGAAGTTTAAGAATGATGATTATGTCAAATGTGAAACCAGTAGAATATATGATTGGAGTTGGCACATTGGTATTTCTTTGTTGCCTAATAGGAACTTTGATTATGGGAATAACTGGTGGATATCAGGGAATGGAATTGCTTTCTTTTATGGAAATATGTAGTCTTGGTTTACTAATATCTCTTTTGCTTGGAAGTATTATTGGCATTCTTTCTAAAAATCAAATGGCTGCCAATTCACTTTCAGTCCCTGCCATGCTGATCTGTTCTTTTGTTCCTATGCTCTCGATGTTTAATCAAAATATTAAAACTTTTGGACAATGGCTTTATACACAACAAATTAATGATATACTCACAAACTTATCAACTCATCCATTTCCAACACAGAGCATTCTCATTATTCTTGCTAATCTTGTTGTTCTTGTTTGTATTTATATAAAAATTTATGGAAAAAGAAATTTATTGTCATAG
- a CDS encoding ABC transporter ATP-binding protein: MEIIKVENIYKSFSQKKVLTDISIQIQSGEIFGLLGPSGAGKTTLINIITGQLEADSGQSYVMQKNSLQLSKEDYTHIGLVLDKPGLYDRLTCYDNLLLYASIYHLDHHKIDDVLKHVHLCNDKKTIVNQLSKGMKQRLVIARAIMHEPQILFLDEPTSGLDPATSLKIHELLLQLKKKGTAIFLTTHNMEEASLLCDKVALLNEGQIIEYDRPENICSRYNQLNKMVIMTKDNQEHIIENKKENAQFVYDLIALEQIKSIHSSEPTLGNVFITLTGKELV, from the coding sequence ATGGAAATTATTAAAGTTGAAAATATTTATAAATCATTTTCTCAAAAGAAAGTTCTCACTGATATTTCTATTCAGATACAATCTGGAGAAATATTTGGCTTATTAGGACCATCAGGGGCAGGAAAAACAACACTGATTAATATTATAACAGGACAGTTGGAGGCTGATAGTGGACAATCTTATGTCATGCAAAAAAATTCTTTACAATTATCAAAAGAGGATTATACACATATTGGACTTGTATTAGATAAACCTGGACTCTATGATCGTTTAACTTGTTATGATAACTTACTCTTATATGCATCCATATATCATCTAGACCATCATAAAATTGATGATGTCTTAAAACATGTTCATCTTTGTAATGATAAAAAAACAATAGTCAATCAATTATCTAAAGGAATGAAACAAAGACTTGTGATTGCCAGAGCAATTATGCATGAACCACAAATATTATTCCTTGATGAACCAACTTCTGGGTTAGATCCTGCGACATCACTTAAAATTCATGAACTTTTATTACAATTGAAGAAAAAGGGAACTGCCATATTTTTAACGACTCATAATATGGAAGAAGCATCACTTTTATGTGATAAAGTTGCTTTATTGAATGAAGGTCAAATTATTGAGTATGATCGACCTGAAAATATATGTTCACGCTATAATCAGTTGAACAAGATGGTGATTATGACTAAAGACAATCAAGAACATATTATAGAAAATAAGAAGGAAAATGCACAGTTTGTATATGACTTGATTGCTTTAGAACAAATTAAATCTATTCATTCTTCTGAACCTACATTAGGGAATGTCTTTATTACATTAACAGGAAAGGAGTTGGTATAA
- a CDS encoding glycoside hydrolase family 13 protein — translation MEQWWKKSVVYQIYVRSFQDSNHDGIGDINGITSRLDYLEKLGVDVLWLTPIYESPNDDNGYDISDYRNILDEYGTMEDFDRLLLEAHQRGIKIVMDLVFNHTSDKHKWFIESQSSKDNPYRDYYIWKDPKDGDVPSNWTSCFQGSAWQYDEATQQYYLHLFSKKQPDLNWQNPKVREECFDIMNYWVDKGVDGFRLDVINLISKDEDKYYTDSDIKGHQVCANGPHIHDYLQEMNQQVLSRKPLLTVGETPAVTIEDGIKFAPLDGRELSMIFQFEMMNVDGAEVNKWTDQRFELLDLKRIMTRWQVGLYQKAWNSLFWNNHDQPRCVSRFGDVSTPFYHEKSAKMLAICLHMMQGTPYIYQGEELGMTNVPFESLEDYRDIESFNSYKQLVEIEKTVKHEDMLRYLRKSSRDNARTPMQWDETIHAGFSDQEPWIMVNPNYLTLNASAQLSDPNSIFYTYQKLIQLRKDYDIITDGKYQLIMEDDPHIYAYKRISDHQELIIYCNFSSQELDYDCSYIHDDAKILISNYDDCAHKLRAYESLVFIQNI, via the coding sequence ATGGAACAATGGTGGAAAAAGAGTGTTGTTTATCAGATTTATGTCAGAAGTTTTCAGGATAGTAATCATGATGGAATAGGGGATATTAATGGGATAACATCACGATTAGATTATTTAGAAAAATTAGGGGTTGATGTTTTATGGTTAACACCTATTTATGAGTCTCCTAATGATGATAATGGTTATGATATTTCTGATTATCGCAATATTTTAGATGAATATGGAACAATGGAAGATTTTGATCGTCTTTTATTAGAAGCACATCAAAGAGGAATTAAAATTGTCATGGATTTGGTATTTAATCATACAAGTGATAAACATAAATGGTTTATTGAGAGTCAAAGTTCAAAGGATAACCCTTATAGAGATTATTATATATGGAAAGATCCAAAAGATGGAGATGTACCTAGTAATTGGACAAGTTGTTTCCAAGGTTCAGCATGGCAGTACGATGAGGCAACACAACAATATTATTTACATTTATTCTCAAAAAAGCAGCCTGATCTCAATTGGCAAAATCCAAAAGTGAGAGAAGAGTGTTTTGATATCATGAATTATTGGGTAGACAAAGGTGTTGATGGCTTTAGATTAGATGTCATTAACTTAATCAGTAAAGATGAAGATAAGTATTATACTGATAGTGATATTAAAGGTCATCAAGTATGCGCAAATGGTCCACACATTCATGATTATCTTCAAGAGATGAATCAACAGGTGTTATCAAGAAAACCATTGCTAACAGTTGGAGAAACACCAGCAGTCACAATTGAAGATGGTATCAAATTTGCACCATTAGATGGTCGTGAATTAAGTATGATTTTCCAATTTGAAATGATGAATGTAGATGGTGCTGAAGTTAACAAATGGACTGACCAAAGATTTGAACTGTTAGATTTAAAAAGAATCATGACTCGTTGGCAAGTTGGTTTGTATCAAAAAGCTTGGAATTCATTATTTTGGAATAATCATGATCAACCAAGATGTGTATCTCGATTTGGTGATGTATCGACACCATTTTACCATGAAAAATCTGCTAAAATGTTAGCAATCTGTTTGCATATGATGCAGGGAACACCCTATATTTATCAAGGTGAAGAGCTTGGTATGACCAATGTTCCTTTTGAATCTTTAGAAGATTATCGTGACATTGAAAGTTTTAACAGTTACAAACAGTTGGTAGAAATAGAAAAAACAGTCAAACATGAAGATATGTTAAGATATTTGAGAAAATCAAGCCGTGATAATGCACGAACACCAATGCAATGGGATGAAACCATTCATGCAGGATTTAGTGATCAAGAACCATGGATTATGGTGAATCCTAATTATTTAACTCTTAATGCAAGTGCTCAATTGTCAGATCCAAATTCTATTTTCTACACATATCAAAAACTGATTCAATTAAGAAAAGACTATGATATTATAACAGATGGAAAATATCAATTAATTATGGAAGATGATCCACATATCTACGCTTATAAACGTATTTCAGATCATCAAGAACTTATTATCTATTGTAACTTTTCATCTCAGGAATTAGATTATGATTGTTCATATATTCATGATGATGCTAAAATTTTAATTTCAAATTATGATGATTGTGCTCATAAACTTCGTGCTTATGAAAGTTTAGTCTTTATTCAAAATATATAA